A genome region from Arachis duranensis cultivar V14167 chromosome 6, aradu.V14167.gnm2.J7QH, whole genome shotgun sequence includes the following:
- the LOC107492931 gene encoding serine/threonine-protein kinase Nek6, with amino-acid sequence METDNNSESKSKKMEDYEVIEQIGRGAFGSAFLVLHKSEKKRYVLKKIRLAKQTEKFKITAHQEMNLIAKLNNPYIVEYKDAWVEKEDHICIVTGYCEGGDMAEYIKKSRGSFFPEEKVCKWLTQLLIAVDYLHSNRVIHRDLKCSNIFLTKDNNIRLGDFGLAKRLNPEDLASSIVGTPNYMCPELLADIPYGYKSDMWSLGCCMFEIAGHQPAFRAPDMAGLINKINRSSISPLPIIYSSTLKQLIKSMLRKNPEHRPTAAELLRHPLLQPYVLRCQNASSNFLPVYPIVNSKDKTKRSKKSSGGKDQRDKDTTSPNYLERIHPIEGNGHLQPRNLPSEGELTASTSAEDNLENRMVDLTSYIVESSTSISGSKDGSTTSESTICSVCRDPDFKTRPAKETANIEITSKSTQDSVHQDHEFAAELLQNLEGIDINAVTTLVEDAFSDDGANNAEADREDAKLEDPRKSASSAEAQREDAKLVDSMKSTTSSAGTSSTGKDKSIDEERLLLILHPVKVECGTKSGTSLKEIENPDASKEGSQLNYLSSESNDAPPVKDECSMHKDENANAVDQTLNGISLSTSTISDETTKSELDSPSQQRAEALESLLELCAQLLKQDKLEELAAVLRPFGKEAVSSRETAIWLTKSLISAQKFNPES; translated from the exons ATGGAGACAGATAACAACAGTGAGTCAAAGTCAAAGAAGATGGAAGACTATGAGGTGATAGAGCAAATTGGAAGAGGAGCATTTGGTTCTGCTTTTCTGGTTCTTCACAAGTCTGAGAAGAAGAG ATATGTGCTGAAAAAGATTCGCTTGGCAAAGCAAACTGAGAAGTTCAAAATTACAGCACACCAAGAG ATGAATCTGATTGCAAAACTAAATAACCCATATATTGTGGAATACAAAGATGCTTGGGTGGAGAAG GAGGACCATATATGCATTGTTACTGGCTACTGTGAAGGAGGTGACAT GGCTGAGTACATAAAGAAATCGCGCGGATCATTTTTCCCTGAGGAG AAGGTCTGCAAATGGCTCACTCAATTGTTGATAGCTGTGGACTACTTGCACTCTAATCGTGTGATCCATAGAGATCTTAAG TGTTCCAACATATTCCTCACAAAAGACAATAACATTCGGCTTG GTGACTTTGGTCTTGCGAAACGGCTTAATCCAGAAGATCTTGCTTCCTCG ATTGTTGGAACTCCAAATTATATGTGCCCTGAGCTTCTAGCTGATATACCTTATGGTTATAAATCTGACATGTGGTCGCTCG GTTGCTGCATGTTTGAGATTGCTGGACACCAACCAGCCTTTCGTGCTCCG GACATGGCTGgacttattaataaaattaacagaTCCTCCATTTCTCCATTGCCAATTATTTATTCTTCCACACT GAAACAACTTATTAAGAGCATGCTGAGGAAAAACCCAGAACATAGACCAACA GCTGCCGAATTGTTACGCCATCCTCTTTTACAGCCTTATGTTCTCCGCTGTCAAAACGCATCATCCAATTTTCTTCCAGTATACCCCATAGTTAACTCAAAGGATAAAACAAAAAGATCTAAAAAATCTAGTGGTGGCAAGGACCAGAGGGACAAAGACACAACATCACCAAATTATTTGGAAAGGATTCATCCGATTGAGGGAAATGGACACTTACAGCCGAGGAATCTTCCAAGTGAGGGAGAGCTAACAGCTTCAACCAGTGCAGAAGACAACCTTGAGAACCGTATGGTTGATCTTACAAGCTATATAGTGGAATCTTCTACTAGTATTAGTGGCTCAAAAGATGGATCAACAACATCAGAATCAACTATTTGTAGTGTGTGTAGGGACCCTGACTTTAAAACTAGGCCTGCAAAGGAAACTGCAAATATTGAAATCACTTCAAAGAGTACACAAGATTCTGTGCATCAAGATCATGAATTTGCTGCTGAACTTCTTCAAAACTTAGAAGGGATTGACATAAATGCTGTTACAACACTAGTTGAAGATGCTTTTTCGGATGACGGTGCTAACAATGCTGAAGCAGATAGAGAAGATGCCAAACTTGAAGACCCGAGGAAATCGGCTTCCAGTGCTGAAGCACAGAGAGAAGATGCCAAACTAGTGGACTCCATGAAATCAACAACTTCCAGTGCAGGCACCAGCAGCACTGGTAAAGATAAGTCCATTGATGAGGAAAGGTTGTTGCTGATTCTGCATCCTGTTAAGGTTGAATGTGGCACCAAATCCGGAACCAGCTTGAAGGAAATCGAAAATCCTGATGCATCGAAGGAAGGCTCACAATTGAACTACTTGTCATCTGAAAGTAATGATGCTCCTCCAGTCAAGGATGAATGCTCCATGCATAAAGATGAAAATGCCAATGCAGTTGATCAGACACTGAATGGCATTTCGTTAAGCACTTCGACAATCAGCGATGAAACAACGAAGTCAGAGTTGGATAGTCCTTCCCAGCAAAGGGCTGAggctcttgaatctctgcttgaGTTATGTGCTCAGCTACTCAAGCAAGATAAGCTCGAAGAGCTTGCGGCTGTGCTAAGACCGTTCGGAAAAGAAGCTGTCTCATCCAGAGAAACAGCAATATGGCTGACCAAGAGCCTTATATCAGCACAGAAGTTTAATCCTGAAAGCTAG